The region CAACCGCGACTAATACATTTTCTAACACTCTTTTTAATGCGTACTCAGTTATTTGGTGAAATTCGTGTAGGTTTAATCAAATCTACACGAATTTCACTCGATAAATGAGAGAGTGTTGGAAAGGAATTATTATTTGAGTTAGAATAATTATTGTTATTTTTGAGAAATTTAATATAGTTTGTTGGATATTGTGGCAGCCAAACTTACAAAGAATGGAGGTGCAACTCCTGAAGGTCTGATAGTGGCATCATTGTCTCATGCATTTGGGTTGTTTGTAGCTGTTTCTGTTGGTGCAAACATTTCTGGTGGTCATGTCAACCCTGCAGTCACATTTGGTGCTTTTATCGGAGGAAATATTACATTCTTGAGAAGTATTTTGTATTGGATTGCACAGTTACTTGGTTCTGTTGTTGCTTGTGTTCTTCTCAATTCCTGCACTGGTGGAATGGTAAACAGATTTTTCACCAATTTACGATATATTATTAACTATGAAACACCATCACATATTTCAAACAAGAGACACCGTACCACACGCCGAAATCAATAATAAttgagaaaataaaaataatttattcGAACCACACATAAGCCTAAAACGATGTCATTAATAATGTGATTCTTGATGGAGTCTGTCAGTGTTGCATCAATGTCAGACATTAATATGTCACACATCAGATACGCATTCAATCTAAATCGTCAATCAATAATATTTATATAATGTTCTCAAAAAGACTAAACCAATCTATTCAACTAAATATGGGTTAGTTCACTAGTTAGTTCAACCACACTTGGTTTTCAACGTATCATAATCTAATCGATTCGGGTTCAACTGCGGTTGCTTGAACGGGTTCTTTATCGAATTTTAACTTTTTGTTTTTGGATTATCTATGCAGGAAGTATCAGCTTTCTCTCTATCCTCAGGTGTGTCAGTATGGAATGCATTAGTTTTTGAGATAGTGATGACATTTGGATTGGTATATACGGTTTATGCAACAGCAATAGATCCAAAGAAAGGGAATGTTGGTATTGTAGCACCACTAGCAATTGGTTGTATTGTGGGTGCAAATATCTTAGTTGGGGGTGTGTTTGATGGTGCATCAATGAATCCAGCAGTGTCATTTGGGCCTGCTGTGGTTAGTGGAACATGGACTCATCATTGGGTCTATTGGGCTGGCCCATTCATTGGTTCAGCAACTGCTGCTATTCTTTATGATAATATCTTTATTGGTGATGATGCTGATCATGAAGCTCTTTCAAATAGTgatttttagattttttttctagattcttttaataattttttcttcttttctattGGATTTTTTTGGTCCTCCTCATATTGAGGAGTGAATAAATCAATTAATGTAGCTTTTGAATGTCAAATGAATGAATGTGTGTATCATTTATTCTCCAGCAGAATTAGCAGAATTCTTTGTgtatttgaatttttttaaaattatattatTTGTCCCAAAGTGTTTATCCAAATTGGATGCACTCACAAGCATGTAGTGTGCATGAGTTAGGCACATACAAAATGGATAAATGTTGGTTACTTATATTTATTGTAGTTTTATACGACTTTTATGTGCATGAAAGAGAGAAAAAAGTAGGTAGATTTTATTTAGCTATAACTTATTTCATAAAAATTATATGCACTATTATGTAAAATCCATTTCATCATGGTTAGAAAAGGGATATGACTACCGTTGACCAACCGCAATAAGATAGAGAGTGATTGTAAGTATGATACTTTTTGTTGGTGcacaagatgaagaagatgaagatgaaaaaagagagaaaagagagaatTGAAATAACAAACTTTCACTACTCTTCAAAACGATTACAACAAATGGTTACGCACACCCACTATACACACCATTGTTGACAGCTACACTTGTTTATATACACAACAATAATGTCACGTAGGCGAAATGCTAACCTACACTAGTTAGGTTAAGCTTAACAAGACTAATACTAGTACTGAATATGGATTACTTCTAACACCATAacttaattcatattcagctaATCAAAACTAACAACACCAATGTCATCCCCCAAGTAGAGAAACTGGTCAGTCTTGATCGCTTTCGTCAGAACATTTATCAGTTGCTTCTGGGTGCTACATTGCataacttctagcactccattaTGAACCTGACTTCTCAGAAAGTGATAATTAGTCTCAATATGCTTGATTCTCTCATGCAGCATTGGGTTCTTGGCAAGATTGATTACagacttgttatcaatcatcagcttcagagatttgtttaccttgatcttcagatcctgcagtAAATTCAGAAGTCAAACAGCTTGACATGCAGCCGCAACACATGCAATGTGTTCAACATCACAGATTGATAAAGCAACaactggttgcttcttggaacaccaagaaataggacCTTTCAGATACTTAGACAAATATCTAGAAGTACTTCTTCagtcaactctgtctccacaccaattAAAGTTTGAGTAACACATCAGCTCTGAATTAGCCCTTTCACCAGAAGGGGACAAAAATCCATACATTAGAGTCCTCTTAATATACTTCAGAATCCTGACAACAACTTACTAATGAGACCACTTcggtttactcatgaacctatTAACCATTCCAATTGCATGAACCTATTACTCAGAGAGTTAACCAACTACTTGAAAATTATAGCATCTACATCATCATCCTAAGGACCAGAATCAAATTTGTGATTTGTTTATGAAGGTGCGACCGTAGCCTTACAATTCAGTAGCTCAAATCTCTTCAAaagctcaagttcatacttcagctaatgcagaattatacctttctcagagtataCAATCTTCATCCCTATAAAATATGTCATATTTCCTAGAACAGCCATCTTAAACTCATTCATCAGCCCTTTCAACTTCATTATCTCATATGAACAACTTCCTATCAGTAATATGTTatcaacatagagacacaccaTAATCATGTTTCCTTCAGAAGTATCTTGAACATAAACGACATACTCCATCTCACACTTTCTAAATCCCTGGAGCTTGAAAAATCAGTCAATTTTCAGACTCCAAGCTCTAAGAGCTTGTTTCAATCCATGTAATGTTTTATGTAACCTctacaccatcccttcctgattctttttcataAATCCAAGAGGTTGTGACACATATACCTCTTCTTGTAATAGACCATTCAAAAATGAAGATTTTACATCCAGATGCATCATAGACCAATTCATGTTAGCAATTATCACAATCACTAGTTTGATTGTCTCACGTCTCGCTACAGGAGCAAACACCTCAAAGTAGTTTAACCTAGGTTTATGTAGAAAACCTCTTGCCACTAAGCTTTCTTTAtgttttccaattgatccatctggcTTCAGTTTCACCTTAAAACCCATCTGACGTTGATGGATTTCTTCTCCTTTTGAAGCTCAGTCAACTCtcaagtcttgtttctttctataacctcaagttcttctttcatggccttcagccacactttcttcttgagcGCTTCTTCAACACTAACTAGTTCAGAGTATACTAACATGTCACGCTAAATTACTTCTCCCTCAGAGTCTATTTCAGtatcttgcagcatgtcaaactCTTCAAATCTTCTTGGAATGTTTTtgattctttgtggcctctgaacttgttcagaCTCTTCTTCAGAAGCTGGATCAGTATCAAATGCTGGAACCCCAGAAGTACCACATTCAGAGGCATGACCGCCTTCAGAGTCTGGAATATTCCCAGAGTTTAGATCTCCATCAGAGTCTAAATCACTATCTGAATCTGGATCAGGATCAGATTCAGCTTCAGAGTCAGACTCGTCTTTAGAGTCAAACCCGCCTTTAGAGTTACCTTCAGAATCATCTTCTGATTTCCACTCGTCTTCAGAACCTTCAGATTTTGAagtatcttcagaagttaactcagGTGTTAACACTGCACCAGAGTTGGATGAAagtgtgaaaaacacaagaagtgggggtttgaattggcttttacaagcaaaagctttttccaaaatAAAAGCACCACTAGCAAGTTAAATAATGAGGAGATAAAAACACAAagatttttatcctggttcgcttgaaactcaaatCTAATCTAGTCCACCGCCAAGGTAatttgccttatacacaaggacttaatccactataatcagcagattacaataaacacaaagaatgtccttctttatcttctcaaatatccaactaaaccttagtctcctcaaggactcacaaagaacatctttctttgtcttctcaaggataacctccttaaggaatcaaacaaatagtttgaataaaagtttatgtgttacaagatgcttctacaaaagaagatttacacaaatgaataataaatacTTAAAGAACATTGTATACGAAAgatgatagcttttcacaaagaaaattagcttgtcaaaatacttgtatagatcaacaatttcttcaagtctccaatgtATGCTTATATAGTGTAAGCATGTGACTGTTGGAGGACAAAATGGGGAAAGCTCCTTGAGCGTATGTCCACTGTTGGATGAGAAAGGAATGATACGACGTATTATCCTTTCCCCCACAAATTCAATGACAAGTGTGATGAATAGTATAGTTCTTACCCACAAAATCAGGTAGAGGAAAGGTTATTTGATTTGTATTATGTACTTtttgatcacgttcccatttgatcttataTTCAAATTCATTGGATTCTGATAAAAAatgattgaagcatgaagtgaagaaatagaaagctggattcagaaacttcagaaccttggtTCAGAATCTTGATAGCGTCAGTAGTCTGGATTGAattcttcagaatcttcagagtcttcagaatcctcagtcagaaccttgataacttcaatcgcctgccttgagatcttcagaatcttcagctacataacacaactttagaagcttgccattcttcagaagtttgttgatcaaagtcacgtccagaagcaaaaattgagagaacattgcaacaaTAATATAgagtctcctcagaagcttctgatGGGTGAAATAGCATAGAAGCAGAAAGAATATTGTAACATCAATAttgacgtctttcagaacttctaattgcagcGCAGAAGCAGATTTGGAACGCAAAGTTCAAAAACTGgtgatgttgcacatcatatgatcagaataagaattggttgttaaagctacacaataacaaaccattagggtaccaaaattgttctcacacaaatacaatattgttatcaccaaaactcaaggtatagatgtagaaccaaatcttgttctaacattGGATTAAGACTTGTTCCAAGCCCACACTTATGATTCCTTCACAATGACATCTCTGTTGAATTCAACCTTGTTAGTGACAGGACAGTAGACCTTATAAGCACATGTATTGTGGTACCCTACAAGTAACATAACTCTGCTT is a window of Lathyrus oleraceus cultivar Zhongwan6 chromosome 6, CAAS_Psat_ZW6_1.0, whole genome shotgun sequence DNA encoding:
- the LOC127098092 gene encoding aquaporin TIP1-3, which translates into the protein MAIYRIAIGSPREASNPAAIRAAFAEFFSMIIFVFAGQGSGMAYTKLTKNGGATPEGLIVASLSHAFGLFVAVSVGANISGGHVNPAVTFGAFIGGNITFLRSILYWIAQLLGSVVACVLLNSCTGGMEVSAFSLSSGVSVWNALVFEIVMTFGLVYTVYATAIDPKKGNVGIVAPLAIGCIVGANILVGGVFDGASMNPAVSFGPAVVSGTWTHHWVYWAGPFIGSATAAILYDNIFIGDDADHEALSNSDF